In Camelina sativa cultivar DH55 chromosome 17, Cs, whole genome shotgun sequence, the genomic stretch TTGACAGAGCAGTGTGAGTGTTCTGGTTCCTTTAGATGCAAAGAGAGCGGGTCAGAGTTCCACAAGAGGATGGAGATTTTCTTGGATATAGCAAAGCGCCAGAAGTTCAAAATGCTAGAAGAATGCACCTCTTGGATTTTACAATGCACCAGCTgctaacaaaacagagaaagacaTCATTTATAGGTTAATTGATTTGTGTATAATTTCTACACCTAACTgactcaaaacaaatgtctTTACATGATGAAGTTGTGGTGATAGCATTTTTCAGTGACATAACTAGCGCTCTTGGATCAGGCCATTTAATTCATGAGTGAAAGGGGAACTATCATAAGTAACATTACATGACTGTCCCGTGAGCCATAAAATGCATGATTGCAAGTTAGTAGAAATCAGCGCACAAGCCTTGAACCATGGTGGTCCTTTTGTTTTGGATGTGAACGTGTGTAAGCTAGGTGTCATTTTACCAGATTGTGTGCGAGTACATACGATCATTTTATTGTTGATAGAATCAtagaatttaaatattagaggcaaaaaattaagaatatacgCAATGATGTATAGTATAGTGGAGACTCTGACTTTAGCATCAGGAAACAATCATGTCAGAAATAATTTACACAATtagaaaactaaaattcaatGATGTGCATTAAACGAATTGTTCTCCTCCTAGTGCATACATACATAACCGGGAACTCGAGATTTTCCCTGCAACTAATAATGCCGAGCAATTTGATCAATGCCATCTTCAACCATCCTCTCCAAACTCTTTTGTGAAATTCACATGGACCTCAAGGTCAGACTTGCTCACTGTCGGTCGCTGTCTTGCTAGTACCTTATCAAAATCCGTTTTCGCGATAGGCGGTGGAATAATCTGTTGTGTTTCGAATCAAAACAAATGAACGACCATCATCACCAAAACAACTTCAACGATTGAAATTTCCTCAAGACCAAATGCATATAGAAATATGTATTCTCATGCTAAGATATTATGAGTATGACAGCAAATTCAGACTTTTGACGACTACCTTTTCAGCAAGCCCTTTTGCTGCTAAATCCTGCATTGTAGTCTGAATGGCACCAGGTTGTTTAGGCCCGCATGGCCTCCACGTACGATCAGTAGCCTTGAAAAAGAACATGGCGTCTTGGGTTTTTCGAACTGGTTCAAACAGAACATCCTTGACCTGCAGAGGAGTAGAAACCACTCAggacaaaattttgtttaattattttgatagaaATAACAACTCTGGCCAAAGCCACCTACACAAACAGCCACATCTGAACCAGAGAATCCCTCTGTCTTGCGAGCTAAATATGCAAAATCAGCTTCTTTCAAATTATGAGGAGTATCTCCCAAATGCACCTGATTCATACACGAATATCATTAGGTTTGGGTCTCCTGAATTTACTTTGAGAAAAGTTTAAAGTCAATTCAGTACTTTGAACATGTGCTGACGAGCCTTCACATCGGGTAGAGGGATATAGATACGCTTATCAAAACGTCGCCTAATAGCCTGCAATGAACATGGTATTTAGTATTATTCTAAAGCAGGAAACTAATTCAAAAACACCAATCCACTCTTATGAGTTTCACCTGATCAAGAGCATACGGTGTATTTGTTGCTGCTAGCACAAGGACTTTCTCATCATTGTGTCCGACACcctaaaataaaagagaaatagagagaaagagaaaagtcaTGTTTCTGCTCATAATTCATTCCCAGAAGGTTTCTTTCTAATAACCTTTTCACCTGCATCTGCACAAGAAGCTCTGTTTTGATACGTCTTGAAGCTTCACTATCATTGCCTTCCCCACGTTGACCACACAAAGAATCTATCTCATCAACAAAAATGATCGACGGAGCACTCTCACGAGCCATCTCAAAAAGGTTCGATACTAGCTTTTCACTTTCACCCATCCACTTCGAGACCAAGTCCGATGAAGACACACTAATGGTTgggagacaaaaaaaagtatacgaTAATTCAAAAGCTGCAATATGTTCCCAATTACAAAAACACAGCAAACTTGACAGAGTAAAAGCCTTCAAGGTAAAGGTATATTGGCAAGAAACTGATGCATATTTAAACCCAAAGATCTGCAACTATAGGCTAGCTATTACAGCAGGCTGCATATACTTGTGACTGAACCAAGTGAATCATATACCTTGGCAAGTCTTACAACAAGAAGAGCTATAATCGAAACATAACGTTACCTGAAAAACGTAGAGTCAGATTCAGTAGCAACAGCCTTAGCCAAGTATGATTTACCAGTTCCAGGAGGCCCAAACAGAAGAAAAGCTCGCCATGGCTGCCTCTTGCCTAATCATAACAAGTAATAAGATTGATCAATACAAGTAAATCAGATTACATGGAAGACTCCAatccaaaattaaaaagtaGAAACATTCACCGGTGAAGAACTGTGGGAACTTGACAGGCAAAATCACAGCTTCCTGCAACGATTGTTTAGCACTCTCAAGCCCAGCAACATCAGTCCACTTAACATTAGGCTTTTCCCTAACAATAGCAGAGTTTAACCCAGCTCGAAGCTTTGATTGCTCCGTGTCCTCTCCATATCCATCTCCTCCGTCTTTTCTGGGCTTGCTCTTCGGCTTCTTGGCGACAGCTGCagcatcaccaccaccaccgttgGATCCTGGACCCGACCCACCTTCGTCCAAAACAGCACGAAGCTCCTCTGCACGACGGAGATACTCGTTGAATTTATGGGTGATAGCTTCTCGGATCTTAGGGTTCTTCTCATACTTGAGATGGGTCTTGAAGTACTCAAGAGCGTTCATGTATAAAGGGAAAGCTTTATTGTAGTTGCCAACATTGTCCTCTTGAACAGCTTGCTTCACGTACTCGATCGCTTGTTCTTTGAAATTGCTGTACATatcttttttagggttttacaaaAATCGAttcaaagttgaaaactttatcTCAAAATAGATCAgataattatatgaaatcatAGAAGAATCGTGGATGAATCCATGATCATAAATTATTTCACAGGTCAAATAAGGAAAAGCAGATGATTTATTCAAGTCGGTGTAACagagaaaagaggaaaattggaaattggaaatttttgacgtttgaaaaataaaaaacaacagaATGTTTTTGTATACAACCTCAAAACGTCAAGGCGTCTGTCTCTCTTTTGACGGAtgatgagtgttttttttttcctaaccgTTTTGGTTAATGGGAAGAAAAGTACTTGCCGTTTTAATACAATTATATGGGCTATACTGGGCTTAGACTCAACCGGTTTGCTCGGCACCACGAGCCCaaataaaaaaggtttaaaaagAGCTTCATTTAATGGACTTTTAAATAGGTTGGCCGAAGGACGTAGACAAAAAAACCTAATTGACAACACTCTCTCTACCTTACCTAAAGTACCCAACCAACTTTAACAATAGAAGTAGAATGGTTTCCCAAAACAAATCTCCTCCTCTTTGATTTATTATTGTGACATCATTATTCTCCACTTTACACAATGAAGCtaccactctctcttctctccaacATGACTGCAACTTACTttacataaaaagaaagagtagTAATTGAATGATTTGTTTAATGTTAGTTGAATTGGATCTATCTCTCTCCCCCTTCAGATCTCTCCTCCATTTAAGGCCTTCCCTCATATCTCACACTTCCCCACTCCCCAATTTAAGCAACAATGTCAATGTCGTCTCTTTGACTTCAGTTTCACTCTATCCTCTTTTcaccttttctcttctttctttcacctTCTCAAGTTTTCTTCTGTAGCTTCTTCCCTCAAGTTTCTGATCATAGATTTCATATAAAGTTTCGGCCTTTACTAATACCCGTTCAATGGATCCGACTTCAAGATCCGACCCACGCCGTCaatttaattaagaaacttCCCGACGTTTTTATCTCTCCGTGGAGCCGATGAAACGATCCGTTAGACCACTCTTTAGTGCTCTCCTCTTCGCTTTCTTCGCCGCCACACTCATTTGCAGAGTGGCGATTCGCCGGAGCAGCTTCACCTTCGCCTCCGCAATCGCCGAGCTCGGCAACTCCGGACTCATGACGACTGAAGAGATCGTATTCAACGAGACATTGCTCGAATTCGCCGCCATTGATCCCGGCGAACTCAAGTTCAAGCAAGAGGTCGATCTGATTTCTGATTACGACAACACTCGGAGAACCCACCGCCGCCATTTCAGCTCCATGTCAAGACCGagcgaacaacaacaacatcgcCATGGGAGCAGCAGCAGAGACATTGCTTCTAAATTTCCGGTAACGCTTCGTTCCCCTCAGGTTTATCGTTACTGGTCAGAGTTCAAGAGAAATTTACAACTTTGGTCTCGTAGAAGAAGAGCTTATGAACCTAACGTCATGTTAGATTTGATCAGATTAGTCAAGGTTCCGATTGATTCACACAACGGTGTAAGTGGTATAAGATACTCATCTTGTGCAGTGGTTGGTAATAGTGGAACATTGCTGATTAGCCAATACGGTGATCTCATTGATAAACATGAGATTGTGATTCGGTTGAACAATGCGAAAACAGAGAGGTTTGAGAAAAAGGTCGGATCAAAAACGAACATATCATtcataaatagtaacattttgcATCAGTGTGGGAGAAGGCAGAGTTGTTACTGTCATCCTTATGGCGAAACTGTTCCCATTGTGATGTACATTTGCCAACCGATTCACGTTTTGGATTATACTGTTTGCAAACCATCGCATAGAGCTCCTCTGATTATCACTGATCCGAGATTCGATGTCTTGTGTGGTAGAATCGTTAAGTATTACTCGGTCAAGAAGTtcttggaagagaagaaagcgGAAGGGTTTGTTGATTGGAGTAAAAACCATGAAGGGTCGTTGTTTCATTACTCGTCAGGTATGCAGGCTGTGATGCTTGCGGTGGGAGTTTGTGAGAAAGTTAGTGTTTTCGGGTTTGGGAAGTTGAATTCAACCAAGCATCATTACCATACTAATCAGAAGGCTGAGTTAAAGCTTCATGACTATGAAGCAGAGTATAGATTGTATCGCGACTTGGAAAACAATCCTAGGGCTATCCCGTTCTTGCCTAAAGAGTTCAAGATCCCTTTGGTAAAAGTTTAccattgaaaaaaatacatatataccaTCAAAGAGTTTTGTCAGAGAGTTGTGTTATTGTTTGTTTCAAGCGAAGAAGCTTGTTGGCAAGAGTTTTGCACTGTCGTTTTGTTCCCAAGTCCCaaagattttgtttgagatTGGGGGGTGGAGACTAACACTTTCCCTAAAATGGTAAGGAGTGAGTgctttttacagattttttagatttgtgGTGTCACACACATATTGAAATATATGGTAAATTTTGGCGATATACACATCTATTGACTATTGTATAAGTCAAAATCGTTCAGATGACGTGTCAAGTCTTACGAGCGAtcagattttgttgttgtaacgTGAAATTTAtaagttcaacaacaacaaaaacacaatatcaTGAATCTTTGTAAACAACAAATTGAGAGCACATGATATGTAATGAAAAGAGATACAATAAAGGAAGAGTCTTTAATCATTGAGGATTACATCGTACAATAATGAAGTGAAGCACACCAATTTTCTCTTCTAATACAAATTACATTGTGAGAAACAGAAAATTCACGTGCTTCACAAAATTTTAAGCGATAAAACACCCTTATTTTAAATAAGGAAACCGTAATTAAGACTCGGATCATACTTAATTGCTACTAATCACTAAGATAACTAGGGGTTTACACGAGCCACAATATGCTCCCCAACAAATACAACCCTCGTAAAAAGGAGAAGTTTTTGTTAGTGAGCATAATTAAACCTCCTTTCTTAAGGTTACTTCGTAGCCAAAGTCCCTCACCAAACCAAGAACCTTAATGATATCACATGCATTGTACGTAACACACCAATACTCAAACCCATGTctcaaacattaaaaagaaaaaagaaagaagaaactgttagacaaacacCGGGCTTTACGTGGACTTATCTTAACCATAAATCCCAACAAAAagatctaaattttaaaatgttgctTCATTTTATGAGGTAAATTTccatattcttttttatatatcgaGTCTAACAAAGAATTTCTCCCTTTTCAAGATAGAAATTCTTTGGTAGACTTGAGATGTTTTTGTGGGGGATAGTTTGAAGCAACATTAGAAAATTCAGATCTTACCGGTCACTCGATGATTCCACAGTCTCTCCGGTGTATCTAACATCACTCTCACTCTGTAGTGACACATTCTGTATCCTCctcaaaaccatcaaaagaaAGAGACGGGTGAGGAGCATGTCCACTGCCGAAGGACCTGATGTGGTCCTTGAGAGACCTCTTGTGCTTGAAATCTGACCCACATGTACAATACCAAAGCTTTCCACAGTTTTTCTCGTGGGTCCTCCAGTCGCCTTTCACAGCCAGGGCTTTGCCACATTTGCCGCAAGAGAAGGGCTTGGAGCCATGCTTACGTTTGTAATGTGTCTGAAGTGTACGAAAATCTTTCAAGGGCTTAGACCGTGGATGGTTGATGTTGTTCTTGCATCCCTCTGCACAACAATAGCATGGCAGCCGCAAGATAGCCGCAGGTTGGGTTGTGCCCTTCAACGAGTCAGCCCCTTTTCTGAACTCAGATCCATGTCCCCACATATGCATCTGTACATGTTTTGCGTATATAAATTCGTTAGAACATAAGAAATTCTACTTGTGTATAAttctatagaaattttttatatttctaatgaaTATTATCGTATTAATATTTTATCTGACACTAATCGACAATTATAATCTGTAGGACGCAAATTTGCTCGTTCCATTCCTAAATAGGGCTCAAATGCATGCTCATGAGTGCGCATTTTCATATAGGATGAGACTTAACGGACATAAAAGAACTTACGAAACTTTTGACCACTTCCACTTCTAGTGTATGggacaaatttaata encodes the following:
- the LOC104755006 gene encoding protein SUPPRESSOR OF K(+) TRANSPORT GROWTH DEFECT 1 gives rise to the protein MYSNFKEQAIEYVKQAVQEDNVGNYNKAFPLYMNALEYFKTHLKYEKNPKIREAITHKFNEYLRRAEELRAVLDEGGSGPGSNGGGGDAAAVAKKPKSKPRKDGGDGYGEDTEQSKLRAGLNSAIVREKPNVKWTDVAGLESAKQSLQEAVILPVKFPQFFTGKRQPWRAFLLFGPPGTGKSYLAKAVATESDSTFFSVSSSDLVSKWMGESEKLVSNLFEMARESAPSIIFVDEIDSLCGQRGEGNDSEASRRIKTELLVQMQGVGHNDEKVLVLAATNTPYALDQAIRRRFDKRIYIPLPDVKARQHMFKVHLGDTPHNLKEADFAYLARKTEGFSGSDVAVCVKDVLFEPVRKTQDAMFFFKATDRTWRPCGPKQPGAIQTTMQDLAAKGLAEKIIPPPIAKTDFDKVLARQRPTVSKSDLEVHVNFTKEFGEDG
- the LOC104755007 gene encoding beta-1,6-galactosyltransferase GALT29A-like, with product MKRSVRPLFSALLFAFFAATLICRVAIRRSSFTFASAIAELGNSGLMTTEEIVFNETLLEFAAIDPGELKFKQEVDLISDYDNTRRTHRRHFSSMSRPSEQQQHRHGSSSRDIASKFPVTLRSPQVYRYWSEFKRNLQLWSRRRRAYEPNVMLDLIRLVKVPIDSHNGVSGIRYSSCAVVGNSGTLLISQYGDLIDKHEIVIRLNNAKTERFEKKVGSKTNISFINSNILHQCGRRQSCYCHPYGETVPIVMYICQPIHVLDYTVCKPSHRAPLIITDPRFDVLCGRIVKYYSVKKFLEEKKAEGFVDWSKNHEGSLFHYSSGMQAVMLAVGVCEKVSVFGFGKLNSTKHHYHTNQKAELKLHDYEAEYRLYRDLENNPRAIPFLPKEFKIPLVKVYH